A stretch of DNA from Ricinus communis isolate WT05 ecotype wild-type chromosome 4, ASM1957865v1, whole genome shotgun sequence:
gatAAGTTAAAGTATgctcttttatatatatagacgtCACATCGATgtacaaattttatatttttcataataaaaatataatttatatatttaattaattctaagagATACCCTATAATTGATATGTTAATCAATAGAGTTTTTTTACTTAAAAGGATGGActaattattaagaaataattcatcaattatatttttaatattaattaatatttatattatattaattaaataattaataaatattttatttgtatcataaattaaatttttatataaaaatatagttcaAATATtcagaaacaaaaatattacagttaaaataaaaatagcttTTAATGTGCAGacagttaattaatttatttttcaatttaaaatatattttttttgttgtgaATAAGCTTGTTCGctgttaaataaatatcaatttttttatttaataagaaaatttaaaatatattatttataattttattatttttaatgaaaatagctgcttttatttttattgaatttaaaatttgtcctgagaataaaatttagtatagGAACTTATAAAAATAGGTTTAGGGAGAAGAAAATTGGATGGTAAAAGATATTCCCTCTCATGTTTATTATAGGGAGAGATTGTCTCTCAATTATTGTTTGATTTTTCTGGCTAATTTGATATTGTAGCCAGACACTATTCTTTATAAtgtatactttctattcatattatttatattttttaaatttattttctaaaagaatacAATTTATTCTGTTctattaaaatcttataattaaaaaattcaaaattaactaaatattgaaaagacttgaaataaattcaacgtatgacatatatatatatatattggaagtattcaattcaaattttaatatgtacaTCTTATTctatagaaatattatatttttataaaaatattaaaattaatctcattcttgtatataatattttaataaaactctaaaatattttttatttagagaaaataagaaaaacaaacgaaagatttaattatttttaaaaatataacaagtaattctatatatagagtacaagttTTATTAAGTGGCATATTACtaccaattttaaaatatcaacatttttttatgatattaattagttaatattattacCTTATAAgtatttgataaaagaaaaaatagaggCGAAGGATTTTTACGGGCCAAATTGGATAGGTTGTTCACGCCATCACACGACGCAAGAGCCAATCACAACAGTACCCGGTCCTTCTCTCtcccttattttcttttcttttgttttttctttttcttaagacTTAGTCCTAAAACGCATCTATTATTGctctaattatttatgttatatataaataaaatataattctctAAGCCCGCCCGCCTCTCGTTCTCTAATTACACAGAGACTCAGTGAGCGAGGAGGGGTCAACAACATCCGGAAAACCCCTCTCTGCACTGAAATTGAATTACACAAACACCTCTTCTGTTCGCCTCTTAACAATCAAATATGAGCTCACTTGTGCAGGTAATTACTTCATTAATCACCATAAGTAGGCTcgtttttctgttttcttctaattttgatttttaattacatttctttaagtttttatttttatttcccgTGATCAAGGGGTTCACTAAGTCCCTCGCCATGACTGTGCTATCTGAGATCGGCGACAAGACCTTTTTCGCCGCTGCggttagtatttatttattttcgtGGTGTAATGCTTCGGTTGGTCAGTGTTTAAGTTGGATATAATTGCAGGCTTGCACTTTGCAttctatttatgtatttattttttattttttggataGACATTTATGCACGATATACATTAGCTAAACTTTCCATGGTTAGCTGATAATTGTCTGAGATATTGACCTTTGTGGTTGAGTTTTAGTGTTGTTTGATTGTATATAattgtttgaattatttttctttttcttttgtaaattCACGGTGAGACATAGCAAAACTTTCCGAGTgtttattataattgaataGGAAAAGTTTGTACCAAAAGAAAGTGTTAATTGATATGTTAGGTTACAAAAGGGCCCACTAGCATATTCTTATTGTGTAGTTTAAAATTGTGTTTCTGATCTCATAGGATCAGTTACTTTTGATTTATTAGGTGTTATTCCCTAGTTGCTACCTGCCTGGCTGCTCTTGTTGGAGAGTATTGTGTTAATGCAATGAATTTCAGACCCCTGTTTTCATTGCTGATAGTTTTGGATTTCAACCTGCTCTAATTTTTGGTCTTTAATCTGCTCCCCTGAACTTTTAGACAAGCATGACTAGTCTCTCCAAATTAAAAAAGTCAACCTTCAGTTCACCAACCACTTGGGAATAATTTACAGTTACAGCTATTCTTCTGATAGGCAACGATTCTAGATTCATCCAAGATATCCTCATTAGAATCATTAATGGTTGTGTGCTGTTGGTTCTGCATTTTTCAGGGATCAAAATGTGTAATCCTTAGGTTTCAAAGCTTTTGAGCTAATTGAACAGTTTTCCTCTAATTAGTACTATAAAAAGTTGTCTCCTTTTCATATGAGCTGATTGTGCTTCTctgtttattttattggtgTCAAGATCTTGGCAATGCGTCATCCAAGAAGACTTGTTTTGTCAGGTTGCCTAGCAGCTTTGATTGTAAGTtctctattaattaattaatttatattatttcggGTGCTTGATTGAATCCCCTGTTTGTGATGACCAAACTATTAATGGAAGTGTATGCTCTTTTCAAGGTGATGACTATCCTTTCTGCTGTTGTTGGCTGGGCTGCACCAAATCTGGTAAGCTGTCTACTTGCTCCCTGAAAGTGTTTTATTATGcaagttaataattttttggaTGAATTACATCTCTGTTATGTGTTACTGTTACAACTTGTACTTAAGCTGTTAATAGGCATGTGAAACTTATCATGagagaataaataaagaacttgtgcaGTACTCTTAGTGAATGCCTTTCAACTATTGGTACAGCTGTCTAGTcattatatattagtttttctcAATGAAATGatcatatttataattgaaatgcTCAATTAGTCCTGCATTATGTTTTCGAGATTGTGTATGAATTTGAACTTGTTAAGACATGCTCCTCTGGATGcttctttttcatttgtttattgAATTTGTGATAATGTCATATGATGCAGCTCTCTCGCACGTGGACTCATCACATAACAACATTACTATTTTTTGGATTTGGAATTTGGTCCTTGTGGGATGGTTTTACTGACAAAGGGTGCGATTTTTTATTAGCATCTGTTTTTGTTTAGTTTATTATGCATTCAGTTTAtgttttggtatttttttaattagaggTGAATCTATTTATCCAACAGGGAGGCTGAGGAATTGGCTGAAGTTGAAGCAAAATTGGTTTGTTTTTATGCTGTAATGATTTTTACATTTAAGGGGAATAGTATtttacttttccttttcttgtctTATTAGGATGCTGATTGGAAAGCTAACAAAGGAACAACCAAAGACGGTGCCAAGGTAGAATTCTGATGCTGCATTGCAAGCTTGCGTCATTTGATCCTCTAGATGTTAGTTTTGTTATTTGCTCTTCTGGTTGAATGTTCTTGATATTTCTGTTTTGGTTGTTTCTACTCCAAAAAAGCTTTTCCGATCATGCTTTTAGATAAGTTGTGCTTAATAGGAAGTAATTGGCATATGTAGGAGATGTCTGGACATGGACTACATGGCTGTTTCTTTTCAAAAGCTAGTATACCGGTGTCCTTGGCTACATGTTGTTAGGCTTTATGCAAGACTCAATTTATGTTTTGGGATTCGATGATAGGACGGAATTAGTTGCTTGTTTCCAAAAGTCATGTTCTTGCTCCTTATCTTCCACATGGCACAATGTTGTAATTGGAAGCATAGTCAGCTCTTCCATTCAAAAGttgattctttctttgtttttattttttctccatGGATATGCttcatatatttaagaatttcaaCTACTTGTCCCAGGCTGATGATGAATTGAAGAAGCAGAGACGGCCATTTCTCTCTCAGTTCTTCTCGCCTATACTCCTGAAGGTAAATATTAATTGTAATCCATTAGATTTAAACTCTATGATGGTAACAGTTTTCTTTATGCCTGTTGTGCAGGCCTTTTCCATCACGTTCTTTGGTGAATGGGGTGACAAGAGCCAGGTAAGAGCCATCACTGGATTGCATACTTAcgaatatttaattatattcacTTTTTTGCGGAATTCTTATCTTGCACGGTTAATGGCTGCCATTTCAGATAGCTACCATTGGTCTGGCTGCAGATGAAAACCCATTCGGTGTTGTTCTTGGTGGAATTGTGTAAGTTATAGTACCTTCATGTTTTGGAGCTGCTAATTGCGTGGTTAAGATTACtctgtattttaaattttttgtgttttcttttgttctacAGAGGCCAAGCATTGTGTACGACTGCTGCTGTTGTTGGTGGAAAGAGCTTGGCATCTCAGATATCTGAGAAAATAGTAATCACAGTTGCTTGCTTTTAGCTTTTTGGCATGTTAAGATTTCCTTTATACAATGGGGGGAGTTTATCCTTGCTTTATCACTAATTGTTAACAATTAAGAGAAATTAGTCTTATATATGATCATTAAGTGCTTTATGCATAGATACTATGTTTCACAAATTGTTATTTGATATTtgaggagaaaaaagaaaaaaaatgagtttCCATATCTAGGTTTGAATATTATTCATGAAGTGTTGTATGACATAAAAAGTGACAATTGCCATGGTGCAGGTTGCCTTGTCAGGTGGAGttctctttataatttttgggATCCAATCTTTCCTGTCAACTGTTGAGTGATGAGGCTCCTAAATTTGGCAATGGTTAGTACTTCAAAAACACTCAAAATCTCCGATAATATCTTATGAGTTTTTGGGCAATATCAGACTAAATGTTGTCctcatttttcttgtttagGGGCAGATCTAATTACTAATCTATGTATGATAAAACTTGTGGCAAAACCACAACCCAACTAAGTATTCCAAATTGTTTTGAGCGGTAGTATTTTTGGTGGTGTGAACAACATCTGCACTTCTTTCTTACTAGAAAGTTACTACTGCTGTCTCTGTGTCTTTTTAATGCATGTGTAGACATGAAGAAATAATGCACCAATATGGTGTGCTGAATTTGCATTTTGTAGCAGGACTTAAGAACTGGTTTGACAAAGTAAAGTTTGAACTAGGACGGCTTCCCTACTGTAGGACTTCTCCTAGCAATAACTGTTCACTGCCCTGCACATGCATTATGCTATAAGTGAAGCAAGTGTACATGCTTTTACACTTACTGCTAGCTGAAACTAACATTTACCATTTGTGGCTGCATCTGTTCAGGAGTTGAAAGCTGGTTGGGTGGGATGGAAAAAGTTGAGACATTGAGAATATTGCCATGGGCCAAGTCCACAGCATTATGATTATTTATGAGAGCAATTGTATGATCACTAAGGAACTAAATCAAAGATTTGATTGACGAGATCAAGCAAAATATTAGTACTATTTGCACATGTGGCATGGCTGTTGATTTGTTGCTCTTACATCTGTTCTGATGTAAGACAATAAAATTAGGACTTTATAGGATCTTAAAATTTCACTTGATGAATTTGAGgcacttttaattttttttccttataattttcttattcgCAATGTTACTATAAAGTTTGTAATCAGAAGCTTCTTTATTCAATGGGaccaattcaaaatttaaattaaatatattttcaatattttactAACTAggtaaatttaataaatttatgcatccaaataaaaaagattttagttcACAATAGTTTATTGAAgcaaaatacatcaaaaagtttatatatatatgtatatatctCATGAATGGAGCAAAAAATACTCAAGTTTAGGACAAGAAAATTTATCCAacagataattttaaaattttaaaataatccaatatatgtaaaataaatagtcaaaagttaatattaaaaaacctgtatgaaaaaagaaaatcatcaaTGATAAGaagattaaatttaaataatgttCGTAATTTACTCATTGTGTGtaaaataaatgtttattttaggagtaaaataatttgtatttagAAAGTTTAGTTAGTTtgtttaatacttttaaccttaAAAGAGGAACAATACCAATTCAATTGGAAAAAGAAGCattagtataaatataatgCATGGAAAAATTGCATTGATAACTAAGTAACTTAGTGAAAAGAGGCAGGGGATCTGATCCCATTGAATTTAATAAGGATAATGTGCCAACCAGTTTAAACATTAAACCCCAAATACTTTGTGGCAAGACTGGAAGAGGTAAAAATGTCAAGCCAAGGGAAAATTTGGTGTCTTATTCAAGCTAAGTAAATTggaatgaaaatataaattactcttatttctaaaattgatattGTGCTAACTTGTTTAACTATTTAACCCGACtgatatgatttttaattttttttaatataactaAGTAAATTTCAGCCATTtcgaattttgaatttttcgATCCGAATGACCAATATGCTTGAAAACAATACTAAAAGATGTAGTACAGATGGAAGAATTTCAGGCCAAAGTAAAACTGAAATGAAACTATGCATTGGGATTCTAAGTTCTAAGAATGAATAAAGAGGATGAGAAAACTATGATAATCTAAAGCGATGCAAATGTCTCACAAATTGCACATTTTCAAAACCTAGAGGGTTAAATTATACTCGGATTTAACTCAGCAACATGGCGATGAATTTTCGGATTACTTGCTTAGAGAAAATCTGAAGTTCAATTAGACGATTTTCCTGCCCACACTCCACAATTACAAGCCTCTCCTGCTCACTCTccagaaaaactaaaaaaaactGCTGTCATTCATTTTGTAAGATAGGGTTTTGAGTAACATCTTTGAATAAAAAGTGAGATAGATTGTAGTCAGaattcaaaagaagaaaagattagAGGCTATCATCAAAAGAAACCACAACACAGGAACCTGGCGGATAAAATCTTGTTGGGAGAGCCATAATATGGTAACACCTTGCAGTTCATGTAATAGCTGTAAAAGTAAAGTCtcttttattcaaaaatactAGCATCCCAATGTTTGCATTTGTGCATGGATGGCAAAAGATTTCATACAAACACTGACTCTGCTAACTTATATACACAGTCTAATATTCTGATGTACTGATGAAGAAGATAATTTATCACGAAACCAGGGTGCTTTCCTTAGGCCCATCTTCAGCATCCACCGCTTGCAGGTTCAATGGAGCTCAGAAGTCCATTACCCCTCAACTGCATGCAATGGTCTTCCGCATCCGCCTGAGCGCAAATAATCACAACTGACAAGCCATTGTAGTGTGCTTCTTGCATTATATTAACTGCATTATCAAGAGTCATCCCAGGGATAACCTTCATCAGTACTTGGACGACATATTCCCTTTTGTTGTAGTTGTCGTTGTGCAGTATCACACGATAAGGTGGTGCTGTTTTTCTTGATTTCCtgaataatgaaaatagaaaagaacaaCTATTATTATATCTTCAGCAAATCGttcaacattttcttttctactttcaacgaagaaaacaaatatatcATATCAAGAAATAGAGAAGTAGAAGGTTGAAAGAAGGCAAGTTTAGCAGGTAAAGTCACTCGGTGTTATTTCAAGTGGCATGGCACTGAATTTTGATGGCAtggaattaaattttttacagGCACTTTGAGGGGCATTGAAGGTGGGAATGTTATCCCATTTGAGTTGTCAGTCAATAAATTGGTAGGGAAAGACAACTAAACTATCATGATTGCCCTAAAGAAGATGAAAATCTAATAGAAGGAGAACATGGCAATTAGTCAGTTGAGTGATTCTACTTGAGATgataaaaacacaaaaaacCAAATACCCCAAAGTATTTTTCATCTGAAGCTGCTTTTCAAAACAAGAAAGCACCTCTCACTTTGGGTCTCAAATGCCCCACTACTATGCTCATATGTTCACACAATACCTGTAGCTCCTTAAGGCGGATATCACAAATGCAATGCAGGATAGGTTTATGATAATAATGCAGTCTCATCCCGAAAGAAAAGCACTTAAAAGATATAACAACAATTAAAAAGACAAGTTAAACATCAAGAAAATTCAGTCAGACCCACAGAAAGGATTGTGCATATACCTCAAATCAAACTCAGATTCACGGCCAGGAGTTGTTTTTTCTATAACTGGTTTCTCCAATAACCCACCTCCTTTACCTGCCCCTGTTGCTGATAAAGCCATGAGAATTCCGCGGTTGACCCATGGTCCTCTACAAGGAGAATATTTGTCTCCTGGAACAACAAAAGCAGCAAATCACAAACATCAACATAAAAGAATCAtccaaaagaatatatatataaataactaGAATCTGTAACTGACCTCCACATATAATCACCAGTTAATACAAAGTTACTAACagatataacatatataaaaaggaATGCACTAAAacagaataaaagaaaaaaaaaagttaattaattcAGCAggaccaaaaagaaaaagaaaaaataagagattCCATTATCTTCCAATTAATTTCCACATAGTACAAACCGGAAAAATATCATAACCAAGCCAACTATAAggaattcttttattaaaataaataatggatTGAgctaaaagtaaataattaagCTTCTTTGCTTACAAATTCTTAAACTTTTGCACAGACGgaccaataaaataataaatgaaacgTAAAAGAAGGGAAATTGGAAACTGGAAATGCCAATGAAGTAATTGAACAGAGGTTAAATGTTCAGCAAAACTAATTACCAGATTACACCAAAATCGaagctttgaaatttgaattcttGCCAAAAACAGTGGTTAAATATTCTATGAACTCTCAAAACAAAGagtgtattaataaaatcagtAGAGGGAAGCCAGTTACAGCAAGAACCaaaactcatttttataagtaatttgaagttaaacaaaaaaagaaaaataaaataaagagagtgaaatcaaagaaaagaagagggTAGGAACCTGATTTAGGGTTAAAGACGTGATTAGGTGAGAGAGTAATTCTCCCACAAATCGCAGTCTCCATCTCTCCCTTCTTTTCTCTCTGTCCCAAACAAGAAATGgctactattattattttttaattttttaaaattattaatttaaattgcttctcttttctaaaatatatataatatttttaacaaataattttaagggCAATAAGAACTGGTGGTTGAGTGGTGGTGCTGGTGAGACGTAGAGCTAAAAAAGacgttttcttcttctttttctcctttcacCCGTCAATACGAAAATATCTTAAACGGAGCGTTTTGCTTTGTTCATTGTCATCTTCTTTTGCCATGCCTTGTTTAAATTTCGTAAAgaataatttgatattattaattatatttatgtaaatcaatatttaaatatataatagatatatactactatttaaaattatgttataAATAAATGGAATGCAcgtgaataaaataaattaaatattttaatttttaatttatttaatacaacttgtaataaataaataaatttagagtacgtctaataaataaatattaatattattataaaaataaatttttcttctaaatttcATTGGTCATGTTGATGGAATAATTTTATACAACACCTTGATTATATTTGATGCATCGACAAGGAATATGTTTTGCTTCGTAATTATATCGAGTCACAGATAGATTTAATTtccatttaaataatttttaaatgagtttaatattttgaatgtCATATTCAAACTCAtcctaaaaatttataatatttcatcAACAAACTTAACAAATAACTAAAGaaagtaaatttaatataaattttaattcaatttctaataaaatcatCTTTGTTGTTGAAAGGTTTTGATTTATCTCTAAATGTTGAATCTTAATACTTCATGGtgtttttttctatatattttctatttaccatttgttttctcaaattcattattaaaaaaatatttactattaaaatctataaatttcgaccaattcatataaataaaataaaaatgattatttgTTATAACTGAAAAAAGttactaataaaaaagtaaataaataattaaaattagctaTATTCGATGGTAAAGAAAAACCGTAACGAACGAGtagagttttttttcttccttaaaATCTTAGTTgaatatgtttaatatatatgaagAACTTTCTAATGGgatcaatttatatatatatatatagagtgtatttactaaaatgaaaaagatgaaagaGTAGCATTAACGAGAAAACTAGTTTAACAATATAGAACGATTAATCTGATATCAATAGaatgcaattttttttaactcatTTCTAAGGATTTAGATaatttacatattaatttacgccgagagaaaaaagaaaagcaatttttttttttactaaaataatttattgacaGCTTGATTGTACACTTTGTTTAATGGTATCTATATATTATGCTTCAGTATATAGGTTCAAATTCAAGAAGCGAAGAGTTGTGCTTTGATCCTTCCAGAGACAGTTTggcagaaaagaagaagaaaaagaagatccATCCAGAGACAACCTTAACCTTTTATTTcagaaaaatagaatatgaAAATCTGGGGTGAAGACAGGCTGAgctaaaacaaaaaagaaaagaagaaaccaTACATTTCAAATGCTGCTTCTGCTAAAGCATATCGGAAAACATTATAATATCTTTagcagtttttcttttttaaaaagaaatccaGCAAAAGGCTACTTTTgttctgttttgttttgttttgtttttgtttttgtttttctaaaacagaaagaagagaaagaacaAAAGGATACTTTTGTTCTAATACCTGTAACCAGCAAcaattctaatatatatatatatatatataatggttGCCTTTATTTGAGAGATGCTGCAGCTACCACCATGATGGATTAtcttatgatattttaaaattaactgCGCTAATATATTGTTTTTTGTTCTTAAATTCTGATATGTCTAAACTAATTCACTACATTGAATGCACTGAATTTAATGTATCAAGTGTTGGATAGATATTAACTTGTAATTCATAGAGTTACATTATTAGAGCAACATTATGTATATAACTAGTTAAATCCCTTAATAACTTATAATACACGAAAGATATTCGTTTCCAACTACTCTTTTTGATCTTCATTTAAAGAATTACGATAGGGGAACAAACACAAGATTGATATTATTTGATGATAATAGAATACAACTGATCATCACGACACACCTAATGCTCAAATATGCAATCTATGTAATACCAGTTCTTGTCGCGTTCTTCTACTGTCAACATGTTTGCTTTGGAAATGGTTGCTTG
This window harbors:
- the LOC8260398 gene encoding GDT1-like protein 4, with translation MSSLVQGFTKSLAMTVLSEIGDKTFFAAAILAMRHPRRLVLSGCLAALIVMTILSAVVGWAAPNLLSRTWTHHITTLLFFGFGIWSLWDGFTDKGEAEELAEVEAKLDADWKANKGTTKDGAKADDELKKQRRPFLSQFFSPILLKAFSITFFGEWGDKSQIATIGLAADENPFGVVLGGIVGQALCTTAAVVGGKSLASQISEKIVALSGGVLFIIFGIQSFLSTVE
- the LOC8260399 gene encoding ATP-dependent Clp protease adapter protein CLPS1, chloroplastic — its product is METAICGRITLSPNHVFNPKSGDKYSPCRGPWVNRGILMALSATGAGKGGGLLEKPVIEKTTPGRESEFDLRKSRKTAPPYRVILHNDNYNKREYVVQVLMKVIPGMTLDNAVNIMQEAHYNGLSVVIICAQADAEDHCMQLRGNGLLSSIEPASGGC